A section of the Kribbella sp. HUAS MG21 genome encodes:
- a CDS encoding phosphotransferase, whose amino-acid sequence MSDFAASAVPLTGGYGGQTFAVSAGDEDAVIKFYARDPERAAVDAALLELVRGLLPVPRVLDLKRDGSYDDPPYLLTERLPGINLQVFLETATADQRQRVGTQLGELLARLSGMPFLRAGMFRDGELSVEPFGLGDLTEYLAGLDLELGDGFAAVIDEAEDLLAGGADRACLVHSDFNPKNLLVDPGTARITGLIDWEFSHAGSPYADLGNLLRFSEDPVLAAAVLEPLRGMGLGDRLVERGRAADLWALLDLAQRAAENEVAAAAHRLVSRMADTGTLAGGRPPLGVVH is encoded by the coding sequence ATGAGCGACTTCGCGGCGAGCGCCGTGCCCCTGACCGGCGGGTACGGCGGGCAGACGTTCGCGGTCAGCGCCGGCGACGAGGACGCCGTCATCAAGTTCTACGCGCGGGACCCCGAGCGGGCCGCCGTCGACGCCGCGCTGCTCGAACTGGTGCGCGGGCTGCTGCCGGTGCCGCGGGTTCTGGACCTGAAGCGGGACGGTTCGTACGACGATCCGCCGTACCTGCTGACCGAGCGACTGCCGGGGATCAACCTGCAGGTCTTCCTGGAGACGGCGACCGCGGACCAGCGCCAGAGGGTCGGGACCCAGCTCGGCGAGCTGCTGGCGCGGCTGAGCGGCATGCCGTTCCTGCGGGCCGGCATGTTCCGGGACGGTGAGCTGAGCGTGGAGCCGTTCGGCCTCGGTGACCTGACGGAGTACCTCGCCGGTCTGGACCTGGAGCTGGGCGACGGGTTCGCGGCCGTGATCGACGAGGCGGAGGACCTGCTGGCCGGCGGAGCGGACCGCGCCTGCCTCGTGCACAGCGACTTCAACCCGAAGAACCTGCTGGTCGACCCCGGTACGGCGCGGATCACCGGGCTGATCGACTGGGAGTTCAGCCACGCCGGGTCGCCGTACGCCGATCTTGGCAACCTGCTGCGGTTCTCCGAGGACCCTGTCCTGGCCGCGGCGGTGCTGGAGCCATTGCGTGGGATGGGCCTGGGGGACCGGCTGGTCGAGCGTGGCCGGGCCGCCGACCTGTGGGCGCTGCTGGACCTCGCCCAGCGGGCCGCGGAGAACGAGGTGGCGGCCGCCGCGCACCGGCTGGTCTCCCGAATGGCGGACACGGGCACGCTGGCCGGCGGCCGTCCGCCCCTCGGCGTCGTACATTGA
- a CDS encoding PrsW family glutamic-type intramembrane protease: protein MRTGDAERKNAYAARPDEPVASFKLVSTIMPQGSGQQPYTYKVALGIALLLTVVTAALGALPVAIMIAAFAIPIVYIIYLYDVNLWEDEPIPVVAAAFVLTGVLAAVFTWLWSDQLALSIDTIGSNSAGPSLRDLLILLLLVPVVSELIRQVGPLYLASRPRYDDLMDGFTFGVVAGVGFACFETLVLHWGWISGGFAGPGSSAGTWISIVVLHGFIKPLIYGSATGLAGAEFSGLGEGYDGFTPRWVGALLQAMAVNALFHGGVYLLAFVGGHGSTIGSILGVVWGLLLLGALIIRVRTVLHKGLLEAALESAARGGSNHASGDLAFCSRCEMPLLPHSDFCSACGNSVRSVPKSARGVSATTTGATTGETRA from the coding sequence GTGCGCACCGGGGACGCGGAGCGGAAGAACGCGTACGCCGCGAGGCCGGACGAGCCGGTGGCGTCGTTCAAGCTGGTCTCGACAATCATGCCGCAGGGCTCCGGCCAGCAGCCGTACACCTACAAGGTCGCGCTGGGCATCGCCCTGCTGCTGACCGTGGTGACGGCCGCGCTCGGCGCGCTGCCGGTGGCGATCATGATCGCGGCGTTCGCGATCCCGATCGTCTACATCATCTACTTGTACGACGTGAACCTCTGGGAGGACGAGCCGATCCCGGTGGTCGCCGCAGCCTTCGTGCTGACCGGCGTACTCGCCGCGGTGTTCACCTGGCTCTGGTCCGACCAGCTCGCGCTCTCCATCGACACGATCGGCAGTAACAGCGCCGGGCCGTCGTTGCGGGACCTGCTGATCCTGCTGTTGCTGGTGCCCGTGGTGTCCGAGCTGATCCGCCAGGTCGGCCCGCTCTACCTCGCGTCGCGGCCGCGGTACGACGACCTGATGGACGGCTTCACCTTCGGCGTCGTGGCCGGCGTCGGCTTCGCGTGCTTCGAGACCCTGGTGCTGCACTGGGGCTGGATCAGCGGCGGCTTCGCCGGACCGGGCAGCAGCGCCGGGACGTGGATCTCGATCGTCGTACTGCACGGCTTCATCAAGCCGCTGATCTACGGCTCGGCGACCGGTCTCGCGGGTGCGGAGTTCTCCGGCCTCGGTGAGGGGTACGACGGGTTCACGCCGCGCTGGGTGGGCGCTCTGCTCCAGGCGATGGCGGTGAACGCGCTGTTCCACGGCGGTGTGTACCTGCTGGCGTTCGTCGGCGGGCACGGCTCGACGATCGGCTCGATCCTCGGCGTGGTCTGGGGCCTGTTACTGCTCGGCGCGCTGATCATCCGGGTCCGGACGGTCTTGCACAAGGGTCTGCTCGAGGCGGCGCTGGAGTCGGCCGCGCGTGGTGGTTCCAACCACGCGTCCGGGGACCTGGCGTTCTGCTCGCGCTGCGAGATGCCGCTCCTGCCGCACTCCGACTTCTGCTCCGCCTGCGGTAACTCGGTCCGTTCGGTGCCGAAGTCCGCACGTGGGGTATCAGCGACGACGACCGGCGCGACGACTGGGGAGACGCGGGCATGA
- a CDS encoding MmcQ/YjbR family DNA-binding protein, whose product MARLSASDILEYCLAKPGAWQDEPWEGDVVAKVGPKIFAFLGAGSVGLKCGANREEADELVDTYPDDVSKMAYIGRSGWNTVRFGGAVPDDEVLELIDASYETIVAKLPRSQRPG is encoded by the coding sequence ATGGCACGACTGAGCGCCTCCGACATCCTCGAGTACTGCCTGGCCAAGCCCGGCGCCTGGCAGGACGAGCCGTGGGAGGGGGACGTGGTGGCGAAGGTGGGGCCGAAGATCTTCGCGTTCCTCGGGGCCGGCAGCGTCGGGCTCAAGTGCGGGGCGAACCGGGAGGAAGCGGACGAGCTGGTCGACACCTACCCGGACGACGTCAGCAAGATGGCGTACATCGGGCGGTCGGGGTGGAACACGGTGCGGTTCGGGGGAGCCGTGCCGGACGACGAGGTGCTCGAGCTGATCGACGCGTCGTACGAGACGATCGTCGCGAAACTGCCCAGGAGCCAGCGTCCCGGGTGA
- a CDS encoding class I SAM-dependent methyltransferase, which produces MVEPQRIELTEAQTSRASRTYWDSAAAEYLAEHGDFLGDDRFVWSPEGVDEEAAQLLGPVRGKRILEVGCGAAQCSRWLVTQGADVVAFDISVEQLRMAQQLDARTGTAVRTVAADAVALPYRDAAFDIVCSAFGALPFVADVGTAFREIARVLRPGGLLVFSVTHPIRWTMPDDPSPAGLRITHSYFDRTPYVEVDAAGTPVYAEHHRTTGDWIRALTGSGFVVDDLLEPEWPAGHDLVWGGWGPERGRFVPGTAIWTAHKGEGS; this is translated from the coding sequence GTGGTGGAGCCGCAGAGGATCGAGCTGACGGAGGCCCAGACGTCACGCGCCAGCCGGACGTACTGGGACTCGGCGGCCGCGGAGTACCTGGCCGAGCACGGCGACTTCCTCGGTGACGACCGGTTCGTCTGGTCGCCGGAGGGTGTCGACGAGGAGGCGGCGCAGCTGCTCGGGCCCGTCCGCGGGAAGCGGATCCTCGAGGTCGGCTGCGGCGCCGCGCAGTGTTCCCGCTGGCTGGTGACCCAGGGCGCCGACGTGGTCGCCTTCGACATATCCGTCGAGCAGCTCCGGATGGCGCAGCAGCTCGACGCTCGCACCGGCACCGCGGTCCGCACAGTGGCCGCCGACGCCGTCGCGCTCCCCTACCGGGACGCGGCGTTCGACATCGTCTGCTCGGCGTTCGGCGCGCTACCGTTCGTGGCCGACGTCGGTACGGCGTTCCGCGAGATCGCGCGCGTCCTGCGGCCGGGCGGCCTGCTGGTCTTCTCGGTGACCCACCCGATCCGCTGGACGATGCCCGACGACCCGTCCCCGGCAGGCCTACGGATCACCCATTCGTACTTCGACCGGACGCCGTACGTCGAGGTCGACGCGGCCGGCACGCCGGTCTACGCGGAGCACCACCGCACCACCGGCGACTGGATCCGGGCGCTGACCGGCTCCGGGTTCGTCGTCGACGACCTCCTGGAGCCGGAGTGGCCGGCCGGGCACGACCTCGTCTGGGGCGGCTGGGGCCCCGAGCGCGGCCGGTTCGTCCCCGGTACGGCGATCTGGACCGCCCACAAGGGAGAAGGCTCATGA
- the uvrB gene encoding excinuclease ABC subunit UvrB, which yields MRQVSELQRMVAPLKVVSDFEPAGDQPAAIADLERRINAGEQDVVLLGATGTGKTATVAWLAERIQRPMLILQPNKTLAAQFANELRQFFPANAVEYFVSYYDYYQPEAYVPQTDTYIEKDSSINEEVERLRHSATWSLLTRRDVIVVATVSCIYGLGSADEYLNRMIHVKVGTEMDRDGLLRKLVGVQYARNDLAGTRGTFRVRGDTLEVFPVYQELAVRVEFFGDEIERLMTLHPLTGEVLSEEDELYIGAATHYVTAPEKMERAITSIEAELEERLAELERNGQLLEAQRLRMRTTYDIEMMRQIGTCSGIENYSRHTDGREPGSAPHCLLDYFPEDFVLVIDESHVTVPQIGGMYEGDMSRKRTLVEHGFRLPSAMDNRPLRWEEFLERIGQTVYLSATPGQYEQDKSDGYVEQIIRPTGLVDPEVIVKPTKGQIDDLIHEIRARVERDERVLVTTLTKKMSEDLTDYLLEMGIRTRYLHSEVDTLRRVELLRELRMGEFDVLVGINLLREGLDLPEVSLVAILDADKEGFLRSGRSLIQTIGRAARNVSGQVFMYADKITPSMEQAIDETNRRRAKQIAYNEEHGVDPQPLRKKIADITDMLAREDADTAELLGSGRTQSRGKAPVPGGGKAKAGEKAKELAGGLPSSDLADLIQQLTDQMHNAAAELQFEVAARFRDEISELKKELRQMTNAGAK from the coding sequence ATGAGACAGGTGTCGGAACTCCAGCGGATGGTCGCCCCGCTGAAGGTGGTGTCGGACTTCGAGCCGGCGGGTGACCAGCCCGCCGCGATCGCGGACCTGGAGCGGCGGATCAACGCCGGCGAGCAGGACGTCGTGCTGCTCGGCGCGACCGGGACCGGGAAGACCGCGACCGTCGCCTGGCTGGCCGAGCGAATCCAGCGCCCGATGCTGATCCTGCAGCCGAACAAGACGCTCGCCGCCCAGTTCGCGAACGAGCTGCGCCAGTTCTTCCCGGCCAACGCCGTCGAGTACTTCGTGTCGTACTACGACTACTACCAGCCGGAGGCGTACGTCCCGCAGACGGACACCTACATCGAGAAGGACTCCTCGATCAACGAGGAGGTCGAGCGGCTGCGGCACTCGGCGACCTGGTCGCTGCTCACCCGCCGCGACGTGATCGTGGTCGCGACCGTGTCCTGCATCTACGGCCTGGGCTCCGCCGACGAGTACCTGAACCGGATGATCCACGTGAAGGTCGGCACCGAGATGGACCGCGACGGCCTGCTCCGCAAGCTCGTCGGGGTGCAGTACGCGCGCAACGACCTGGCCGGCACCCGCGGCACGTTCCGGGTCCGCGGCGACACGCTCGAGGTCTTCCCGGTGTACCAGGAGCTCGCCGTCCGGGTGGAGTTCTTCGGCGACGAGATCGAGCGGCTGATGACGCTGCACCCGCTCACCGGCGAGGTGCTGAGCGAGGAGGACGAGCTCTACATCGGCGCCGCGACGCACTACGTGACCGCGCCGGAGAAGATGGAGCGCGCGATCACCTCGATCGAGGCCGAGCTGGAGGAGCGGCTGGCGGAGCTCGAGCGCAATGGGCAGCTGCTGGAGGCGCAGCGGCTCCGGATGCGGACGACGTACGACATCGAGATGATGCGCCAGATCGGGACCTGCTCCGGCATCGAGAACTACTCGCGGCACACCGACGGCCGCGAGCCGGGCTCGGCGCCGCACTGCCTGCTGGACTACTTCCCCGAGGACTTCGTGCTGGTCATCGACGAGTCGCACGTCACGGTGCCGCAGATCGGCGGGATGTACGAGGGCGACATGTCCCGGAAGCGGACCCTGGTCGAGCACGGGTTCCGGCTGCCGTCCGCGATGGACAACCGGCCACTGCGCTGGGAGGAGTTCCTGGAGCGGATCGGCCAGACGGTGTACCTGTCCGCGACCCCGGGGCAGTACGAGCAGGACAAGTCCGACGGGTACGTCGAGCAGATCATCCGGCCGACCGGCCTGGTCGACCCCGAGGTGATCGTGAAGCCGACCAAGGGCCAGATCGACGACCTGATCCACGAGATCCGGGCCCGGGTCGAGCGCGACGAGCGGGTGCTGGTCACCACGCTGACCAAGAAGATGTCAGAGGACCTGACCGACTACCTGCTCGAGATGGGCATCCGGACCAGGTACCTGCACAGCGAGGTGGACACGCTGCGGCGCGTCGAGCTGCTGCGCGAGCTGCGGATGGGCGAGTTCGACGTCCTGGTCGGCATCAACCTGCTCCGCGAGGGCCTGGACCTGCCGGAGGTGTCGCTGGTCGCGATCCTGGACGCGGACAAGGAAGGCTTCCTGCGGTCGGGCCGGTCGCTGATCCAGACCATCGGCCGCGCCGCGCGGAACGTGTCCGGTCAGGTGTTCATGTACGCCGACAAGATCACGCCGTCGATGGAGCAGGCGATCGACGAGACCAACCGGCGCCGGGCGAAGCAGATCGCCTACAACGAAGAGCACGGGGTCGACCCGCAGCCGCTGCGGAAGAAGATCGCCGACATCACCGACATGCTCGCCCGCGAGGACGCCGACACCGCCGAGCTGCTCGGCTCCGGCCGCACGCAGTCCCGCGGCAAGGCGCCGGTGCCGGGCGGCGGGAAGGCCAAGGCGGGGGAGAAGGCGAAGGAGCTGGCCGGCGGCCTGCCGTCGTCCGACCTGGCGGACCTGATCCAGCAACTCACCGACCAGATGCACAACGCCGCCGCCGAACTCCAGTTCGAGGTCGCCGCCCGCTTCCGCGACGAAATCTCCGAACTGAAAAAGGAACTCCGCCAAATGACCAACGCCGGCGCCAAGTAG
- a CDS encoding PT domain-containing protein, producing MSNQQPPYGGQGGQQPYGGQPGQHGQQPGQPGQQGQPGQHAQPGQPGQQPGYGQQPGYGQQPPQQPGYGGQQPPYPSQGQPPQGQPPQGFPGQQPQYQQQQQQGYPGQQQGFPGQQQYGGQQQYGGYNQQPPRKGGGSSKTLLIAGGAFAAVAIIGVVLALIFRGGDDETANPNPAPTSEPTSQPTEQPTGEPTGEPTEEPTGSPTTSPSEEPTGEPSNGDEGIQVAEGIYVKPQPGYIRKSLKDFKGVYLLKQGEAYFMVQAAKGGGTTAATLLPQLLKAETKGLSGVKSNQPKETRPGPDDKTPVKVVMTQSYSAVATTQSGSMSVVGFVAVIERNDGVLTAIRVYGRRDKLASVDADSTAMLRSVVKSQ from the coding sequence ATGAGCAACCAGCAGCCGCCGTACGGTGGTCAGGGCGGACAGCAGCCGTACGGCGGACAGCCGGGGCAGCACGGACAACAGCCGGGCCAGCCCGGGCAGCAGGGCCAGCCTGGGCAGCACGCGCAGCCGGGGCAGCCGGGTCAGCAGCCTGGTTACGGGCAGCAGCCGGGGTATGGGCAGCAGCCGCCCCAGCAGCCGGGCTACGGCGGCCAGCAGCCGCCCTACCCGTCGCAGGGCCAGCCACCGCAGGGCCAGCCTCCGCAGGGCTTCCCCGGTCAGCAGCCGCAGTACCAGCAGCAACAGCAGCAGGGGTACCCGGGTCAGCAGCAGGGCTTCCCCGGTCAGCAGCAGTACGGCGGCCAGCAGCAGTACGGCGGGTACAACCAGCAGCCGCCGCGCAAGGGCGGTGGCAGCAGCAAGACCCTGCTGATCGCGGGTGGCGCGTTCGCCGCGGTCGCGATCATCGGCGTCGTACTGGCGCTGATCTTCCGCGGCGGCGACGACGAGACCGCCAACCCGAACCCGGCCCCGACGTCCGAGCCGACCTCCCAGCCGACGGAACAGCCGACCGGGGAACCGACGGGCGAGCCGACGGAGGAGCCGACCGGTTCGCCGACCACGTCGCCGAGCGAGGAGCCCACCGGGGAGCCCAGCAACGGCGACGAGGGCATCCAGGTCGCCGAGGGCATCTACGTGAAGCCCCAGCCCGGCTACATCCGCAAGAGCCTCAAGGACTTCAAGGGCGTCTACCTGCTCAAGCAGGGCGAGGCCTACTTCATGGTGCAGGCCGCCAAGGGCGGCGGTACGACGGCCGCGACCCTGCTGCCGCAGCTGCTGAAGGCGGAGACCAAGGGCCTGTCCGGGGTCAAGTCCAACCAGCCGAAGGAGACCCGGCCGGGGCCGGACGACAAGACCCCGGTCAAGGTCGTGATGACGCAGAGCTACAGCGCGGTCGCGACGACCCAGAGCGGCAGTATGTCCGTGGTCGGGTTCGTCGCGGTGATCGAGCGCAACGACGGCGTACTGACCGCGATTCGCGTGTACGGGCGCCGCGACAAGCTCGCCAGCGTCGACGCGGACTCCACGGCGATGCTGCGGTCGGTGGTCAAGAGTCAGTGA
- the rpsA gene encoding 30S ribosomal protein S1: MTASIEAPLDPAVRNTPQVAVNDIGSEEDFLAAIDQTIKYFNDGDIVEGTIVKVDRDEVLLDIGYKTEGVIPSRELSIKHDVDPNEVVNVGDHVEALVLQKEDKEGRLILSKKRAQYEKAWGTIEKIKEEDGVVTGTVIEVVKGGLILDIGLRGFLPASLVEMRRVRDLQPYVGQEIEAKIIELDKNRNNVVLSRRAWLEQTQSEVRMNFLTQLQKGQIRKGVVSSIVNFGAFVDLGGVDGLVHVSELSWKHIDHPTEVVEVGQEVTVEVLDVDMDRERVSLSLKATQEDPWQQFARTHQMGQIVPGKVTKLVPFGAFVRVEEGIEGLVHISELAERHVEIPEQVVQVNDDVMVKIIDIDLERRRISLSLKQANEGVDPVSDDFDPTLYGMTATYDEQGNYIYPEGFDPETGEWLEGFDKQREEWERQYAEAHARWEAHKKQIEEAKTADVEAGEASSYSSAAAPKDDAPVEGALASDEALQALREKLTGQG; this comes from the coding sequence ATGACGGCCAGCATCGAGGCTCCCCTCGACCCCGCAGTGCGCAACACCCCGCAGGTAGCGGTCAATGACATCGGGTCGGAGGAAGACTTCCTCGCGGCGATCGATCAGACCATCAAGTACTTCAACGACGGCGACATCGTCGAGGGCACCATCGTCAAGGTCGACCGGGACGAGGTCCTGCTCGACATCGGTTACAAGACCGAGGGCGTGATCCCCTCCCGCGAACTGTCGATCAAGCACGACGTCGACCCGAACGAGGTCGTCAACGTCGGCGACCACGTCGAGGCCCTGGTTCTCCAGAAGGAGGACAAGGAAGGCCGTCTGATCCTCTCGAAGAAGCGCGCCCAGTACGAGAAGGCCTGGGGCACGATCGAGAAGATCAAGGAGGAGGACGGCGTCGTCACCGGCACCGTCATCGAGGTCGTCAAGGGTGGTCTCATCCTCGACATCGGCCTCCGTGGCTTCCTCCCGGCCTCGCTCGTCGAGATGCGCCGGGTCCGCGACCTCCAGCCGTACGTCGGCCAGGAGATCGAGGCGAAGATCATCGAGCTGGACAAGAACCGCAACAACGTGGTCCTGTCCCGCCGCGCCTGGCTGGAGCAGACCCAGTCCGAGGTGCGGATGAACTTCCTCACCCAGCTGCAGAAGGGCCAGATCCGCAAGGGCGTCGTGTCCTCGATCGTCAACTTCGGTGCGTTCGTGGACCTCGGCGGCGTCGACGGCCTGGTGCACGTGTCGGAGCTGTCCTGGAAGCACATCGACCACCCGACCGAGGTCGTCGAGGTCGGCCAGGAGGTCACCGTCGAGGTGCTGGACGTCGACATGGACCGCGAGCGCGTCTCGCTGTCGCTGAAGGCGACCCAGGAAGACCCGTGGCAGCAGTTCGCCCGGACCCACCAGATGGGCCAGATCGTGCCCGGCAAGGTCACCAAGCTGGTTCCGTTCGGTGCGTTCGTCCGCGTGGAGGAGGGCATCGAGGGTCTGGTGCACATCTCCGAGCTGGCCGAGCGGCACGTCGAGATCCCGGAGCAGGTCGTCCAGGTCAACGACGACGTCATGGTCAAGATCATCGACATCGACCTGGAGCGGCGCCGGATCTCGCTGTCGCTCAAGCAGGCCAACGAGGGTGTCGACCCGGTCTCGGACGACTTCGACCCGACGCTCTACGGCATGACGGCGACGTACGACGAGCAGGGCAACTACATCTACCCGGAGGGCTTCGACCCGGAGACGGGCGAGTGGCTCGAGGGCTTCGACAAGCAGCGTGAGGAGTGGGAGCGGCAGTACGCCGAGGCCCACGCGCGCTGGGAGGCCCACAAGAAGCAGATCGAGGAGGCCAAGACGGCCGACGTGGAGGCCGGCGAGGCGTCCTCGTACTCCTCGGCCGCTGCCCCGAAGGACGACGCCCCGGTCGAGGGTGCGCTCGCTTCCGACGAGGCGCTGCAGGCGCTCCGCGAGAAGCTGACCGGCCAGGGCTGA
- a CDS encoding TipAS antibiotic-recognition domain-containing protein, producing the protein MAWSIAEVARSSGVTSRTLRHYHSIGLLVPARVAPNGRRYYEQEQLLRLQQILLLRDLGLSLDVVGDVIARRDGQDVIEVLARHKEWLVEEQLRLGRLVRTVDATIENLRKGGEMSPEKVFEGFEHNPYEAEARERWGDAAVDASYQRMQGWTDADAEKARTGYTRVHEGLAALKAEGVAVTELSVQELIQLHYEVTCLFWTPTRDAYKGLGQMYVDDERFRQNIGNGDDAVVEYLRDAMTVYADNKLEN; encoded by the coding sequence ATGGCGTGGTCGATCGCGGAAGTGGCCCGGTCCTCCGGTGTCACCTCGCGGACGCTCCGGCACTACCACTCCATCGGTCTGCTGGTGCCGGCCCGCGTCGCCCCCAACGGGCGGCGGTACTACGAGCAGGAGCAGCTGCTGCGGTTGCAGCAGATCCTCCTGCTCCGGGACCTCGGACTGAGCCTGGACGTGGTCGGCGACGTGATCGCGCGCCGCGACGGGCAGGACGTGATCGAGGTGCTCGCCAGGCACAAGGAGTGGCTGGTCGAGGAGCAGCTGCGCCTGGGCCGGCTGGTCCGGACCGTCGACGCCACCATCGAGAACCTGCGGAAAGGAGGAGAGATGTCACCGGAGAAGGTCTTCGAAGGATTCGAGCACAACCCGTACGAGGCCGAGGCGCGCGAGCGCTGGGGCGACGCTGCGGTCGACGCGAGCTACCAGCGGATGCAGGGCTGGACCGACGCGGACGCGGAGAAGGCCCGGACGGGCTACACCCGGGTCCACGAAGGACTGGCCGCGCTCAAGGCGGAAGGAGTCGCCGTGACCGAGCTGAGTGTGCAGGAGCTGATCCAGCTGCACTACGAGGTCACCTGCCTGTTCTGGACGCCGACACGGGATGCGTACAAGGGTCTCGGACAGATGTACGTCGACGACGAGCGGTTCCGGCAGAACATCGGCAACGGCGACGACGCCGTCGTCGAGTACCTGCGCGACGCGATGACCGTGTACGCCGACAACAAACTGGAGAACTGA
- a CDS encoding amidohydrolase family protein → MHLQLGQDAAMRGFGAHRAGDYLTQAGGLDVRNAAALVMAPEGRPEETRRLNDLVLQLHREDERWLPLCSVHPHDGDAALAEIDRVAEAGAKGFKLHPNTQAFDLGDERVAAVVQRIATHGVPVLFDGYSPVDPFQPGKFVKLSMGVPDAQIIIAHALGQRFAELMVYDVLTKFPDLWSRNIWVDLSFSGALYADSPFREQFAWSIRRVGVDRLLLGSDYPLGGIGSALAALDTLGFTADEQRAIAHDNAVKLFGLDV, encoded by the coding sequence GTGCACCTGCAGCTTGGGCAGGACGCGGCGATGCGGGGGTTCGGGGCGCATCGGGCGGGGGACTACCTGACGCAGGCGGGTGGGCTGGACGTTCGGAACGCCGCGGCGCTGGTGATGGCGCCGGAAGGGCGGCCGGAGGAGACCCGTCGGCTGAACGACCTGGTGCTGCAGCTGCACCGGGAAGACGAGCGCTGGCTGCCGCTGTGCTCGGTGCACCCGCACGACGGCGACGCCGCCCTCGCGGAGATCGACCGCGTCGCCGAGGCCGGCGCGAAGGGCTTCAAGCTGCACCCGAACACGCAGGCGTTCGATCTCGGCGACGAGCGGGTCGCCGCCGTGGTGCAGCGAATCGCCACGCACGGCGTACCGGTGCTGTTCGACGGCTACTCGCCGGTCGACCCCTTCCAGCCAGGCAAGTTCGTCAAGCTCTCGATGGGCGTTCCGGACGCGCAGATCATCATCGCCCACGCGCTCGGCCAGCGGTTCGCCGAGCTGATGGTGTACGACGTACTGACGAAGTTCCCGGACCTGTGGAGCCGCAACATCTGGGTCGACCTGTCGTTCAGCGGCGCGCTGTACGCCGACTCGCCGTTCCGGGAGCAGTTCGCCTGGAGCATCCGCCGGGTCGGGGTGGACCGCCTGCTCCTCGGGTCCGACTATCCGCTCGGCGGGATCGGGTCGGCACTGGCCGCCCTGGACACCCTCGGCTTCACGGCCGACGAGCAACGGGCGATTGCCCACGACAACGCGGTCAAACTGTTCGGGTTGGACGTGTGA
- the coaE gene encoding dephospho-CoA kinase, whose amino-acid sequence MRVGLTGGIGSGKSAVSARLAERGAVVIDSDVLAREVVAKGTDGLAEVVAAFGSGVLTAAGELDRPAVGKIVFGDDAARRKLEAIIHPRVRARAAEIEDQADADAIVVHDIPLLVETGQADRFDVVLVVDVPVEVQLRRLTTQRGMDAAEAEQRIASQASREDRLAVADVVVDNSGSLADLDRRVDEVWNTFTDRSGHGPDTKR is encoded by the coding sequence CTGAGAGTGGGACTGACCGGCGGGATCGGATCCGGGAAGAGCGCGGTGTCGGCGCGGCTGGCGGAGCGCGGGGCCGTGGTGATCGACTCGGACGTGCTGGCCCGGGAAGTGGTTGCGAAGGGCACCGACGGGCTGGCCGAGGTGGTGGCCGCGTTCGGTTCCGGCGTACTGACGGCCGCGGGCGAGCTGGACCGGCCGGCGGTCGGGAAGATCGTGTTCGGCGACGACGCCGCTCGGCGGAAGCTCGAGGCGATCATCCACCCGCGGGTCCGGGCACGGGCCGCGGAGATCGAGGACCAGGCGGACGCGGACGCGATCGTCGTCCACGACATCCCGCTGCTGGTCGAGACCGGTCAGGCCGACCGCTTCGACGTGGTGCTCGTGGTCGACGTACCGGTCGAGGTCCAGCTGCGGCGGCTGACCACGCAGCGCGGCATGGACGCCGCGGAGGCCGAGCAACGGATCGCCAGCCAGGCCTCCCGCGAGGACCGGCTCGCGGTCGCGGACGTGGTGGTCGACAACTCCGGCAGCCTGGCCGACCTGGACCGCCGCGTGGACGAGGTGTGGAACACATTCACGGACCGGTCAGGCCACGGTCCGGACACGAAAAGGTGA